One genomic region from Cetobacterium sp. 8H encodes:
- a CDS encoding metal-sensitive transcriptional regulator: MDENCSKKICGDKKKLITRVNRVEGQIRGIKRMIEEDSYCDDVLNQISSAKAALNGVAKVILENHLRKCVVSGIKNNEENKVIDELIYTLGKMMK; encoded by the coding sequence ATGGACGAGAATTGTTCTAAGAAAATTTGTGGGGATAAAAAGAAGTTAATAACTAGAGTTAATAGAGTTGAAGGTCAGATTAGGGGAATAAAAAGAATGATTGAAGAAGATTCATATTGTGATGATGTTTTAAATCAAATTTCATCAGCAAAAGCAGCATTGAACGGTGTGGCAAAAGTGATATTAGAAAATCATTTAAGAAAGTGTGTTGTATCAGGTATAAAAAATAATGAAGAGAACAAAGTAATCGATGAGCTTATATACACATTGGGAAAAATGATGAAATAA
- a CDS encoding BMP family protein has product MRKIVTFVMSMMLAVGLFAAKQLKVGIVLSTGGLGDKSFNDAAYRGLEQAKKDLGIEFKYVEPASPAEDEEFLREYAEAGYDLVVATGFQMTESARTVAADYSDVKFLMIDDVVDLPNVKSVVFKEEEGSFLVGVIAGLMTKNNAVGFVGGMENPLIKKFEVGFKQGAEYVNPKVKFFSVYTTGPNPFNDPVRGKENAISEINQGADVIYHAAGGTGMGVIAAAKEKGVFAIGVDSNQDGVEPGTVLTSMLKNVDVAVYDVVKNLTKGEFVPGLTVYGAQENGVGVTEFEFTKDIIGAEKLQKFEEIKAKLMSGEIKVSDK; this is encoded by the coding sequence ATGAGAAAGATAGTTACTTTTGTAATGTCTATGATGTTAGCTGTTGGATTATTTGCGGCAAAGCAACTTAAAGTTGGAATAGTTCTTTCAACTGGAGGATTAGGAGATAAGTCTTTTAATGATGCAGCTTATAGAGGATTAGAGCAGGCTAAAAAAGATTTAGGAATTGAGTTTAAGTATGTTGAACCAGCATCACCAGCTGAGGATGAGGAGTTTTTAAGAGAGTATGCAGAAGCTGGATATGATTTAGTTGTTGCAACTGGATTCCAAATGACAGAATCAGCTAGAACTGTAGCAGCAGATTACTCAGATGTTAAATTTTTAATGATCGATGATGTTGTTGATTTACCTAACGTAAAATCAGTTGTATTTAAAGAGGAAGAGGGGTCTTTCTTAGTTGGAGTAATTGCAGGATTAATGACAAAAAATAACGCTGTTGGATTTGTTGGAGGAATGGAAAATCCTTTAATAAAGAAATTTGAAGTAGGATTTAAGCAAGGTGCGGAATATGTAAACCCTAAAGTTAAATTCTTCTCAGTTTATACAACAGGACCAAATCCGTTTAACGATCCAGTTAGAGGAAAAGAAAATGCAATATCTGAAATTAACCAAGGTGCAGACGTAATATACCATGCAGCTGGTGGAACAGGAATGGGAGTTATTGCAGCAGCAAAAGAAAAAGGGGTTTTCGCTATAGGTGTTGACTCGAATCAAGATGGTGTTGAACCAGGTACTGTTTTAACATCTATGTTAAAAAATGTAGACGTTGCAGTTTATGATGTTGTTAAAAACCTAACTAAAGGAGAGTTTGTTCCTGGGTTAACAGTTTACGGAGCACAAGAAAATGGAGTTGGGGTAACTGAGTTTGAATTCACAAAAGATATAATAGGTGCAGAAAAACTTCAAAAGTTTGAAGAAATAAAAGCAAAACTTATGTCAGGTGAAATAAAAGTTAGCGATAAATAA